Proteins found in one Gadus macrocephalus chromosome 23, ASM3116895v1 genomic segment:
- the bhlhe22 gene encoding class E basic helix-loop-helix protein 22 — MDRRMNLNGTADIFHKTLSAVSNKKMDPFRSSVGLELQARDRQSPIGCFDGTDSDPIQPGGLAGGRGGPLGLPTGSLCVKYGESGNRTSAAESSGGEQSPDDDSDDRCDMVLLTDPRIGGGKPEGGKKNKEQKTLRLNINARERRRMHDLNDALDELRGVIPYAHSPSVRKLSKIATLLLAKNYILMQAQALEEMRRLVAYLNQGQAISAASIPATTALAAPPGLGAYEPPPGYPFPTVVPPTSCPEKCALFNNVTSSLCKQCTDKP; from the coding sequence ATGGACCGGAGGATGAACTTGAACGGCACAGCAGACATTTTCCACAAAACTCTGAGCGCCGTGTCCAACAAGAAGATGGACCCTTTCCGGTCGTCCGTGGGTCTCGAACTTCAAGCTCGAGACCGCCAGTCACCGATCGGCTGTTTTGACGGGACCGACTCGGACCCGATCCAGCCGGGGGGTCTggcggggggcagagggggcccGCTGGGTCTGCCGACGGGATCTTTGTGTGTGAAATACGGGGAGAGCGGCAACAGGACGTCGGCCGCGGAGAGCAGTGGCGGGGAGCAGAGCCCCGACGACGACAGCGACGACAGGTGCGACATGGTTCTGCTCACTGACCCGCGGATCGGCGGGGGGAAACCCGAAGGAGGTAAGAAAAACAAAGAGCAGAAAACGCTGAGGCTAAACATCAACGCGCGCGAGAGACGTCGGATGCACGACTTGAACGACGCGCTGGACGAGCTGCGGGGGGTTATCCCGTACGCGCACAGCCCGTCCGTGCGGAAACTCTCCAAAATAGCCACGCTGCTGCTCGCCAAAAACTACATCCTCATGCAGGCGCAGGCGCTGGAGGAGATGCGGCGGCTGGTGGCCTACCTGAATCAGGGCCAGGCCATCTCGGCCGCCTCCATACCGGCCACCACGGCCCTCGCGGCCCCCCCCGGGTTAGGGGCATACGAGCCGCCGCCCGGGTACCCTTTCCCCACCGTCGTGCCGCCGACATCCTGCCCTGAGAAATGTGCGCTCTTCAACAACGTCACCTCCAGCCTCTGTAAACAGTGCACGGACAAGCCCTGA